The genome window CGGAAAATGAACGAAGAAATATCAACATTTCACTCATGTTTCTCAGGCTGCAAACACACAGGCTTTTACCTAATTTCCTCAGGCTGCAAACAGGTTCATGAAAGCTCTGGCCAATGACACAGTGCCCTCAGGTACCTCATTCCGTGATCAGACTCCATCGGTTGCTTGAACGGGGGAGGAAGATAGCATATGCATGCCACAGGCATGCATGGCAGCAGTAGCACACACGCACAGCATCATGGACCTTCGGCTCAAGTGTCTGCATCATGACAGACCTTTCAGGTCACCTTCTCCATGCCCAGTCCCTGTAAAGATCACCAAGCATGTCCTATCTCCAACCGGATTGATGTTAACGGCCACCATTTCTTCTGCCTTGTGATGGCCACATTTGCTTGTGGGGGACACTGGAGATGATGCTTGTTTGATTGATGATAAGCATTATAGACCAAACAAGGTAAGAGTCCTTCTCAAAGTTCAGAGAGAGGTCACTCATCGTTCATACTCACCATGGATTTTAATCATGTTATAATTAGAGTACGTGGAAAGTTAGCCCCATACTTTTTGACTCCTatatgagaacttgattcatatcTAAGATGGGATGAACTGAAGACAAAATTTATCAGGCCAAAATGTGTACATGGATTGAGAAACCAAGCAAATTCACACCACATTCCATGTGAATTTAAGTGAGAAATGAAATCTGATGGGGGATTTCTCCTACAATCCATAACCTGTTGGCACATCATATCTCATCAATCACAGATTGATCAAACAACAAATTTAGGGTTATGGAAGTCCTGTATCTGAATCAAATGATCACAGATGAACCAAGTCAACTACAAAATCTATCAAGTTTCTTAGCAAACAAAATGGTCTATCAGAAATAGTTTTGAAAACATCCAAACTCCCATCTGATTTAGAATCATCAAATGATGAGTATATATGTAACAACAATAAAGATTTATTATGCTTTTTCCACCAAAAGTAGATTCTTTTTAAAGCAGAATTAAACAAGTCATTGAATGAGACTACAAGTGATTGTCTTCTACATGTGGGATTACAAACCTCTATTGACCAGACTGATCAAATAATTAAGATTGGTGGTGTGAGATGCAGTAGTCAATCTAAAGCCCACACTCACACCTTACCAATGTGATTCCCATTACCAAATCATCAGTGAGAATAAATCTACTGCAAATTATGTAATGGATCTGAACAAGCTTCAGGGAGATAATATCTGCATGCACTTGTGTGACCACTCGATTGTCACATCCAAGGAAGACATATGTGATGTGAAGAGGAACATATGTGCTCATCCATCTCTCATGAATAGATCTTACAAGATTGACAAGTTTACTGAGAATAACATGCACAAATACAAGCAAAGAAGTTGCATAAAAAGAGATTTAAAAGTTACAAAGTGCTTCTCTATATAACACTGTGCTACCTTTTCTTTTTTACCTGTGttctaatatattttcctttgtgCATGACACACATGATGTGATATATCTGAGCCCTTTTAAAAGAATGGTACTAGGCCATCTTTAATGGTTCATGGAAACCATGAAGGTGATGGCCTATCCCTCATTTTGATAAGTAATCACATTGGTCCTATAGTGACCTTACACAGAAAGCTAATTTgttccttttatttttcttttcctgaTGAAAGCTAATTCAGATACCTGCATTTAAATCTTGACAAAAGGACTCATATATTCATGTACAGGTCAAGATCTTTTCTTGTGAAAGATCTCCATTCTGTCAGATGGAACAttagtatgtgtgtgtgtgtgtgtgtgtgttagaaTTAGGAGAGGGAGATAGAAAGAAGGATTGGAATAGAGTATAGAAGGTTGGAGATATATGTGAGGAGATGCAAATGACAGGAGCATGAGATAAGTCTTGAGATTTAGAAAGAGAATTTGAAGTTGATTCATAAAGCTTATATTAGGTTTTCGGGATCTGCTGGTGCTACAAAATGTATAATTTAGAATCTGATCCTCCATATTAGACATTGCAATCAGCACTACACATTACCCCCCCCATGCAACCCGGCATGCATGAGCTGGAAGAAGAACACGTAATACCAGAGACATGATCAAAGCAAGCTCAGTAAAagatctctccctctctctctctctctctctctctctctctctctctctctctccttgtaaAAGACATATTTTCCTGAGGAGGATGGATGGCCAACTCATAAAGCTAAAGCTGCCTCCTTCACTGCTCCCCTAACAAAAGAACAGGTCCCCCTCTCTCTACATGCCATCAGCAGGCCTCCACCGACACCAACACTGCCTCCTCTTCCATGTGCAGCTATCTGGCACACCATGCTACCCTAACCATACACCACAATTAACGTGGAATTCCGAGCCCAATCCATGGAGCATACTCACCCTCCTCTCTGCTTTTCTCACTCAGGTTTCCACTACTCACCTATAcctatcgagagagagagagagagagagagagagagattgcctCGGTTCTTGGAAGAACGTACATAATTCCAAGAACCGACTCATGTTTATCTGGTTTCTTCAGATCTTTTCCTTTTCATTTCTTGGTGATCCTGCGTGTGCTTCCACAACTGGCCTCGGTCTTAGGTTGCTGCTGTGGAATTCTCGGGTGGTGAGATGCGCACACATCTTTTGCTTTTGCCTGCATCGTACAGTCCTACATGCGTGGATGTGTCTGAGCTAAGTGATGGTTTGGGATCACTGAGACAACAAAGAGACGATGCGTAAGCAGTCGAGCTCAGCAGGAAACTGCAAGACTGTGACTTGCGCACAAAGAGGACCGACTCATGCTTTTGATGAACAATTGGTCATCCTTGAGATCAAACACCCATAAGAATGTCTTTGCGACCGATCACATTATGTTTATAATCATGAACTTTATTgtcagaaaaaaacaaaaaaaatggatTTAGAAGAAGGGAAAATAATCAGAATTTTAGATCGTATTTAATTAAGAGCTAAAATAGAAGGAaaactaatatatatacatatatatacattcatacatacatacatacatgagtGCATGTGAGGAGGATACatgaatcatgcatgaaatgacgGTCAAAGTGATGGTTCTGCGCAGCATCTATCAAAAGATGAGAAGTCATCCATGATAGCTTTAATCTGCAAGCAATCATACCTGCATTGCAGAAAAGGCTGAAAGCTTGTCCCACTAGGCTGATTAGTTAAAGCAATCTATCGTCTGTGAGTATGCTCTTGGATGACAATTCTATTGGAGATTCATGTCCTATATATACGCTCATCTCGAAGACAAGATTTAACCGCAGCAGTTCTAAGTGATGAAGCAAATCAATTCGCTTCAGATTATGATATCATCTCTGTCACATCCTtgtgtgattccatttaattatgTTGATGTTATGTGTCAAGATTATTAGATGAAATGCAGGCCACCACAGCTTGCTAGGTTAGGAGTTCAGCTAGTGATTCATGGCGGCAACTCAAGTGAGGTCAATGATGAGCTGCTCCATGCATGCATGAACTCAAACACCAAACAAGATACCAAGATCCAAATCATACAACGAAAACTACAATCCTACTTACTGATCCTGAGCACTGCATCTACAGATGTCCACCATATACTAGGAAAGGAGTTTGTGTCACTGAATCCTCCATTGATCTTTCATGCTTCGATCAGGTTGGACATAGGAGTAGGATTCTGGTACATAAGATTAACATGAGAATTCATGTTTCCTCCTCCAATCGAGTAGATCAGTTTTTTGGAGTCATTTCTAGTTGTATCAGATCAACAGAAGCTGTAGAATTACAGGAAATTGTCAGTTGATGAAGGGTTAATGAAACTTGGGAAGCCTGCTGCCCATCCACCACCATCTCTGCCACCCCAGATGAGATCAGTTCTGGGGTCATCAAGAGACTGTCTTGGAAGATTAAGCTCTTGTGAGTTGGCGTCCATCTTCACTGAAGCCAGTTGCATCAGGAGCCCGGAGCTGGGTTGAGCTTGCTCTGCAAACGATTGCCCGTCAAACTGACTACCTTCTCCGAAGAACGACGGGTATAAGTTTGGAAGTGGTGCCAATGGCGGCatctgtggtggtggtggtggtggtgggggatCTAACCCGCCTAGGATTAAAGGAAGCTGCTGGATTTGCCAAGAGAGTCTGAGGTCCTCTACTGCATCGATGCTGGTTCCACTCGCCTGGTAACTCAACGCTAGGTTAGGAGTCCTGAAGTCCGGAACTGGGTGCAACGAGGTCACTAGGGGCGGCGGCGGCTGCAGGGCGAGGCTGGTCATCGTTGCACCACCGCCCTGGCGAGTGGCCGAAGCAACCGAGGGTTTTGAAGAGGCACTGCCGGTGGACTTGGTCCGCCGGTTCCTGCGGCAGCCGCCGCCCACAGGGACGTTGCGGAGCGCGCCGCCGCGTGTCCAGTAACGCCGGCATGCCTTGCAGAAGTGGCGGGGCTGCGACAAGGAGTAGTTGTtgaagtagcagaacttggtgttggtggagTCGCACCGGGGGCACTTGAGCGCCTGTTCCGGCTGCGCCACCTTCGCCAGACGAGCTCGTTCGGCCGTCAACTCTGGCCTGATCGAGCAGACCATCCCCGCCTCATCTGGTGGCACACCCACCAAGCCAGGTGGTGGTGCTGGGAGGTGGGGATCCTCATCTCCGCCGCCATGGCTACTGCTGCCCCGCTGATGAGGCTGTTGCTATATATGATGAACAAACAAACAGGGAGGAGACACAAAGGAAGAACTCAGTGTTTGTGGTACACCCGGAGGCCATATGGAAAGGGTGAGAATATTACTCGTCGTCAGCAAAGAGGgaagcaaaaaagaagaaagggaaggaTGGATAGGGCTCACCTGGTTCCAGTTTGGTGGATCTACATAGACCGGAAGAGATGGGAAAACCATGGCCGGGTGGGTGGTGCTCCTTTTAGTGTCTGCTTCTCTTTTGGCGAAAGGTTGATGGGGCTAAGAGATGGATGGTGGTGGATCACATCCACGAGGGTGTGCAGAAAGAAGAAAGCAGCAGTGCGAAGGAACCACAAGGAGAATTTAGAGGAAGATGATGATGCATTCCTCTCTTCTTCTGTGCAAGATTGAACTGGTTgttggggaagagagagagagagagagagagagagagagagagagagagagagagagagacttagcCTTTACGCTTCTGGCTAACGATTAGTGGTGCGAGGAGCAGTGGGGAAGAGGAGTGTCAGCTCATGCATATGAAAGGTGAGAAAGAAAGCAATGTGAGGGCTCCAGGAAGGCCATCGAAGCTCTAATACctaagcttatatatatatatatatataagtatatatacctAAGCCCTAATACCTAAGccctaatatatatatgtatatatgtatatatatatgtatatatgtatatatatatgtatatatgtatatatatatgtatatatatacatatatacatatatatatacatatatacatatatatatatacatatatacatatatatatgtatatatatatatatgtatgtatatatacatatatacatgtatatatatatatatgtatatatatatatatatgtatatatatatatatatatgtatatatatatatatatatatatatatatatatatatatatatatatacatacatatatatatatatatatatatatatatatgtatatatatatatatatgtatatatatgtatatatatgtatatatatgtatatatatgtatatatatatatacatatgtatatatatatacatatatgtatatgtatatatgtatatatacatatatatacatatatatatacatatatatatacatatatatatatatacatatatatatatatatacatatatatatatatacatatatacatatatatatacatatatatatatatacatatatatatatatatatacatatatatatacatatacatatatatatatatatatacatatatatatatatatatatatacatatatatatatatatacatatatatatatatatatatatatacatatatatatatatatacatatatatatatatacatatatatatatatatacatatatatatatatatatatacatatatatatatatatatatatacatatatatatatatatatatatatatatatatacatatatatatatatatacatatatatatatatacatatatatatatatatatatatatatatatatatatatatatgaaaagtcGTAGATaatcttaatttaaaaaaattcgtAGATAAATTGTAAAAAGTCTTATGTTTGAAAAGTTGTAGATAAtcctaatttaaaaaattcttggataacatcttttttttttttgatatgatCATCCTATACCTGTCGAACATTATCATATTAATCGCTTCGTCGACTACCCTCTTGTGATTATTTGTGCTTTTGCACATAGATTGACCTTGTTAACTATCCCTTATCTTTCTTTCGTTGCTTGTACCTGTG of Musa acuminata AAA Group cultivar baxijiao chromosome BXJ1-7, Cavendish_Baxijiao_AAA, whole genome shotgun sequence contains these proteins:
- the LOC135679942 gene encoding dof zinc finger protein DOF5.1-like; protein product: MVFPSLPVYVDPPNWNQQQPHQRGSSSHGGGDEDPHLPAPPPGLVGVPPDEAGMVCSIRPELTAERARLAKVAQPEQALKCPRCDSTNTKFCYFNNYSLSQPRHFCKACRRYWTRGGALRNVPVGGGCRRNRRTKSTGSASSKPSVASATRQGGGATMTSLALQPPPPLVTSLHPVPDFRTPNLALSYQASGTSIDAVEDLRLSWQIQQLPLILGGLDPPPPPPPPQMPPLAPLPNLYPSFFGEGSQFDGQSFAEQAQPSSGLLMQLASVKMDANSQELNLPRQSLDDPRTDLIWGGRDGGGWAAGFPSFINPSSTDNFL